In the genome of Desulfofarcimen acetoxidans DSM 771, one region contains:
- a CDS encoding Na/Pi cotransporter family protein, translated as MWNQFMLGILGGMGLILFGMQILSESLQTIAGLKLKIILSNLTRNRFVGMFLGIIITILFQSSTATSVILVGLTSASIITLGQTLSVLLGAGIGTTVTAQLIAFKLTEVALPLVGVGAMIIFFTKRLKYRQYGLAILGFGLLFLGLKIMSDCMYPLRSDPYLKNILVFLASKPLLSMIIAAVFAFLVHSSAAIIGIIMLLAVQGLVSIEHAIYFLFGANVGTCFTAILHSIGSSRESQRVAIAQIMFKLIGVFVLLPFVHPFAVFIAKTTVNSGHQVANAHTIYNIFDVIICLPFLKQFQIFLNKIIPEVKEIKNAFRPQYIKEELIKSPVIGIGLATREIIHISDQVFDMIIDILKVFKKNEPDLLEEMLKKEKYVDILAKETSQYLAKILRQPLTKNDFNRSMSLMNIVNDFEHIGDIIEKYITDLCKNKFQTNFDFSEKGWQELIEMHERICELTRLACIALATNNLTLARDVVDIQPELIKLEKHFRQCHIERLREGFQCSIETSSIHLDLINALLRISEHIKNIANVMITDSFEVDVDFAKINSSLKQDYEQIGTSLS; from the coding sequence GTGTGGAATCAGTTTATGTTAGGCATATTGGGTGGAATGGGACTTATACTATTTGGTATGCAAATTTTAAGCGAAAGTTTGCAAACAATAGCCGGATTGAAATTAAAAATAATACTGAGCAATCTAACAAGAAATAGATTTGTAGGTATGTTTTTAGGGATTATTATTACAATATTATTTCAAAGCAGTACGGCAACTTCAGTTATTTTAGTGGGATTAACCAGCGCTTCAATTATTACTTTGGGACAGACATTAAGTGTACTTCTGGGAGCTGGTATTGGAACAACCGTCACTGCCCAATTAATTGCTTTTAAGCTGACTGAAGTTGCTCTTCCGTTGGTTGGTGTTGGTGCGATGATTATTTTCTTTACGAAAAGATTAAAGTATCGACAGTACGGTTTGGCTATTTTGGGTTTTGGGCTGCTGTTTCTTGGATTAAAAATAATGTCTGATTGTATGTATCCTTTACGAAGTGATCCCTACCTTAAAAATATACTTGTGTTTTTAGCCAGTAAACCATTATTATCAATGATCATAGCGGCAGTATTTGCTTTCCTTGTACATAGCAGTGCAGCAATTATTGGAATTATTATGTTATTGGCAGTGCAAGGTCTTGTTTCTATTGAACATGCAATTTATTTTTTATTTGGTGCCAATGTTGGTACCTGTTTCACGGCGATATTGCATAGTATCGGATCTTCTCGGGAATCACAACGAGTAGCTATTGCTCAAATTATGTTTAAATTAATTGGTGTATTTGTACTTCTTCCATTTGTCCATCCTTTTGCTGTCTTTATAGCTAAAACAACTGTAAACTCTGGGCATCAAGTTGCTAATGCACATACAATTTATAATATTTTTGATGTTATAATCTGCCTTCCGTTTTTGAAACAGTTTCAAATTTTTTTAAACAAAATTATCCCTGAAGTGAAAGAAATAAAAAATGCGTTTCGTCCCCAATACATTAAAGAGGAATTAATAAAATCACCTGTTATTGGTATTGGCTTGGCCACCAGAGAGATAATTCACATATCTGATCAGGTGTTTGATATGATCATTGATATTTTAAAGGTTTTTAAAAAGAATGAACCCGATCTTTTAGAAGAAATGCTTAAAAAGGAAAAATATGTAGATATATTGGCAAAGGAAACGAGCCAATACTTAGCAAAAATATTACGCCAACCACTTACTAAAAATGATTTTAATCGCTCTATGAGTTTAATGAATATTGTAAATGACTTCGAACATATCGGTGATATTATTGAGAAGTATATTACTGATCTTTGCAAAAACAAATTTCAAACAAATTTTGATTTTTCCGAAAAAGGTTGGCAGGAGTTAATAGAAATGCATGAAAGAATTTGTGAGCTTACACGCCTTGCTTGTATTGCACTTGCTACAAATAATTTAACCCTAGCCCGTGATGTGGTTGACATCCAACCTGAATTAATTAAGTTGGAAAAACATTTTCGTCAATGTCATATTGAACGTTTGCGTGAGGGGTTTCAGTGTTCTATAGAAACAAGTTCGATTCATTTAGATTTAATTAACGCTCTTTTAAGAATTAGTGAGCATATTAAGAATATTGCCAATGTTATGATAACAGATTCTTTCGAGGTAGATGTTGATTTTGCTAAAATCAACAGTAGTTTAAAACAAGATTATGAGCAGATTGGCACCAGTTTAAGTTGA
- a CDS encoding deoxyribonuclease IV: MLNIGCHLSVSKGYKHLGLQALSIGANTFQFFTRNPRGSKAKQIDVNDVAALLDLMQEHQFAALLGHAPYTMNPCSNDPYLREFARAVMVEDLAKMEYLPNNLYNFHPGSHVGQGVEAGIGFIAELLNQVMWSEQTTTVLLETMSGKGSEVGSSFDELSQILKKVNLVEKMGVCLDTCHVYSAGYDIVNNLDGVLEQFDKSIGIKNLKAIHLNDSMTSFNSKKDRHALIGAGTIGAEAIADIINHPQLRNLPFYLETPNDVPGYAQEIKLLREVYGK, from the coding sequence ATGTTGAATATAGGTTGTCATTTATCTGTGTCAAAAGGCTATAAGCATTTGGGATTGCAAGCCTTAAGCATAGGGGCAAATACCTTTCAATTTTTTACTCGTAACCCAAGGGGAAGCAAAGCTAAACAAATCGATGTAAATGATGTGGCTGCACTGCTTGATTTAATGCAGGAGCATCAATTTGCCGCACTTTTGGGCCATGCGCCTTACACAATGAACCCTTGTTCGAATGATCCGTACCTGAGGGAATTTGCCAGAGCAGTAATGGTGGAGGATCTGGCTAAAATGGAATACTTACCGAACAATCTATATAACTTTCATCCCGGCAGCCATGTGGGGCAAGGAGTAGAAGCAGGAATAGGTTTTATTGCAGAGCTATTAAATCAGGTAATGTGGTCAGAGCAGACCACAACGGTATTATTAGAGACAATGTCAGGAAAAGGCAGCGAAGTAGGAAGCAGCTTTGATGAACTCAGTCAGATATTGAAAAAGGTGAATTTGGTTGAAAAGATGGGAGTATGCTTGGATACCTGTCATGTTTATTCTGCAGGCTATGACATTGTAAACAATTTGGATGGGGTATTGGAGCAATTTGATAAGTCTATTGGGATAAAAAACCTGAAAGCCATTCATTTGAATGATAGTATGACCTCTTTCAACAGTAAAAAGGATCGACATGCTCTCATCGGGGCGGGAACAATTGGAGCAGAGGCTATTGCCGATATCATCAACCACCCCCAGTTGCGAAATCTACCCTTTTATTTGGAAACTCCCAATGATGTACCTGGCTATGCTCAAGAGATTAAACTGTTAAGAGAAGTTTATGGCAAATGA
- a CDS encoding DUF6063 family protein: MYKAENVKDACAIFMTLVSRGVVDEKSSRLLQAYKNVPEVREIISGVFEPAAEVKVLNAVDKLYISPGIDNRVFGYTNTELRDLLGLKTNAELYTAYFIILCLMAMFYDSEDLNVVTRQFVPVIELESFVTDKTEKIGQLEEIAVIEEELEFGFSHAVYLWRDLPDYDDKLKSLARSKNNKVSFILKVCNFLQAQDLVIVHQDREIYLRDRLDCMVRRYYSDTSRKEQLLQFLLSGGQAARRDQVAAN; this comes from the coding sequence ATGTATAAAGCTGAGAATGTAAAGGATGCCTGCGCTATTTTTATGACACTTGTCAGCCGGGGAGTAGTTGACGAAAAGTCCTCCCGGTTATTGCAGGCATATAAAAATGTTCCCGAGGTAAGGGAGATTATATCCGGAGTTTTTGAACCTGCAGCAGAAGTCAAGGTATTGAATGCGGTGGACAAGCTGTATATCTCACCGGGCATTGATAACCGTGTGTTTGGCTACACCAATACAGAGTTGAGGGATTTGCTGGGCTTAAAGACAAATGCCGAGCTTTATACCGCATATTTTATAATACTCTGTCTGATGGCTATGTTTTACGACAGCGAGGATTTGAACGTGGTTACCCGCCAGTTCGTGCCGGTAATAGAATTGGAATCATTTGTTACTGACAAAACAGAAAAGATCGGGCAGTTGGAGGAAATAGCTGTTATAGAGGAAGAATTGGAGTTCGGTTTTTCACATGCTGTTTATCTGTGGCGTGATTTGCCTGATTATGATGATAAATTAAAGAGCCTGGCAAGAAGTAAGAACAATAAGGTGAGCTTTATTCTGAAAGTCTGCAATTTTTTGCAGGCGCAGGATTTGGTTATCGTACATCAGGACAGGGAGATTTACCTGCGTGACAGACTGGATTGCATGGTGCGCCGCTACTACTCGGATACCTCGAGAAAAGAGCAATTGTTACAGTTTCTGCTGTCCGGCGGGCAGGCGGCAAGGAGGGATCAGGTTGCCGCAAATTGA
- a CDS encoding aminotransferase class V-fold PLP-dependent enzyme, protein MIYFDSAATSWPKPDAVWQAMEYCLKQVGANPGRSGYRMALEANSIVNETRQLLAGLFNIDKWEQVTFGLNATEALNLAIKGLLRPGEHVITSSMEHNSVSRPLYYLAGQGVEVSKVPCDSETGIISVEAISSAVKSNTRAIVLTHASNVTGTLMPVKEVGELARDKGLIFIVDAAQTAGVFDIDVQEMGIDLLAFPGHKSLLGPTGTGGLYVKEGIKLTPLKHGGTGKLSEVPEQPEVMPDRYESGTVNSFGIAGLGAALKYIQREGMQKIREHELNLTGQFLQGACNLKSLRIYGLKDTAGRAPVVSFNFEGYDTQEAADILHKTFNIACRVGAHCAPDAHKTLGTLEKKLIRFSFSHFNTAAEVSYALNCLEDIIAGKAKKT, encoded by the coding sequence TTGATTTATTTTGACAGCGCGGCGACATCCTGGCCAAAACCGGATGCGGTATGGCAGGCAATGGAGTATTGCCTGAAGCAGGTGGGGGCTAATCCCGGCAGATCGGGCTACCGGATGGCCTTAGAGGCCAACAGCATAGTAAATGAGACAAGACAGCTTTTGGCCGGTTTATTTAACATAGATAAATGGGAACAAGTGACATTTGGTCTAAATGCGACAGAGGCATTAAACCTGGCCATAAAAGGCTTGCTGCGCCCCGGTGAGCACGTAATAACAAGCTCTATGGAGCACAACTCGGTGAGCAGGCCTCTTTATTACTTAGCCGGACAGGGTGTGGAAGTAAGCAAAGTGCCGTGTGACAGTGAGACCGGGATTATCTCTGTTGAGGCTATCAGCTCTGCCGTCAAGTCAAATACCAGGGCAATTGTACTGACTCATGCCTCTAATGTAACCGGCACCCTGATGCCGGTAAAAGAGGTAGGGGAGTTAGCACGCGATAAAGGCTTAATTTTTATTGTAGATGCTGCGCAAACCGCCGGTGTATTTGATATTGACGTGCAGGAAATGGGTATAGATTTGCTGGCTTTTCCGGGACACAAAAGCCTGCTGGGACCTACCGGTACGGGAGGCTTATATGTTAAAGAAGGCATAAAGCTAACGCCGCTCAAACACGGTGGTACCGGCAAGCTCTCAGAAGTTCCGGAACAGCCCGAGGTTATGCCGGACAGGTATGAAAGCGGTACTGTCAACAGCTTTGGCATTGCCGGGCTGGGAGCGGCGCTTAAATATATTCAGCGGGAAGGCATGCAAAAGATTCGCGAGCATGAATTAAATCTAACCGGGCAGTTTCTGCAGGGAGCCTGTAATCTGAAGAGCCTCAGAATTTACGGTTTAAAAGATACAGCAGGCAGAGCCCCGGTAGTTTCATTTAATTTTGAGGGGTACGACACTCAGGAGGCGGCAGACATATTGCATAAAACCTTTAATATTGCCTGCCGGGTAGGTGCTCACTGTGCGCCGGATGCTCATAAAACACTGGGTACGCTGGAAAAGAAATTAATTCGCTTCAGCTTTTCTCACTTTAACACAGCTGCTGAGGTTTCTTATGCTTTAAATTGCCTGGAGGATATTATTGCCGGAAAAGCAAAAAAAACCTGA
- a CDS encoding DUF3786 domain-containing protein — translation MALINLVPALEKAKTIFSQKDAEAMALKAGVTYNTEKKEFAVPFLGQDYRVVYPDGEVYYSDSNSEVIIEVKILILHYLYGASGVDLQNKLISFKELPDGFIYIEPFTNRAIRPLVGIFGNIPDKMLSAGEKLGGERLTMGDASITIPVFPRVPVTFILWLADEEFPANGNVLFDASAPRYLDTEDYALLPSLVIGAMKKLAFN, via the coding sequence ATGGCACTGATAAATCTGGTTCCGGCGCTGGAAAAAGCAAAAACTATTTTCAGCCAAAAAGATGCTGAGGCTATGGCACTTAAGGCCGGAGTAACTTATAATACTGAAAAAAAGGAATTTGCGGTTCCTTTTTTGGGACAAGACTACAGGGTGGTTTATCCGGATGGTGAAGTATATTACAGCGATTCAAATAGCGAGGTTATAATAGAGGTAAAAATTTTAATACTTCATTATCTTTATGGGGCAAGCGGGGTAGATCTGCAAAACAAGTTGATTTCTTTTAAAGAACTGCCGGACGGTTTTATTTATATTGAACCTTTTACTAATAGAGCTATCCGTCCTCTGGTCGGCATTTTTGGCAATATTCCGGATAAAATGCTGTCTGCGGGGGAGAAATTAGGTGGAGAAAGGCTGACTATGGGAGATGCCAGTATAACTATACCGGTATTTCCCCGCGTACCGGTAACCTTTATTCTTTGGCTGGCTGATGAGGAGTTTCCTGCTAACGGTAATGTTTTATTTGATGCTTCGGCACCCCGTTATCTGGATACTGAAGATTATGCCTTACTGCCTTCACTGGTAATAGGAGCTATGAAGAAACTCGCCTTTAATTAA
- a CDS encoding NUDIX domain-containing protein produces the protein MSDLAEKTLESKVVYQGKVLSLRLDEVALPNGSTSKREVVEHAGAVTVIAITNDQKVLLVRQFRYSVGEVMLELPAGGLKRGEEPLICAKRELKEETGWEAEEWRELPSFFTTPGFTNEKMYLFLARNLTYTGQDLDEDEFIQVISVPLQNTLDMVRRGEIRDAKSIVGILLAESYK, from the coding sequence TTGTCGGATTTGGCCGAAAAAACATTAGAATCAAAAGTTGTATACCAGGGCAAGGTATTAAGCTTGCGCTTAGACGAGGTAGCTTTGCCTAACGGCAGCACTTCAAAAAGAGAAGTGGTTGAACATGCGGGTGCCGTTACTGTTATTGCCATTACCAATGATCAAAAAGTGCTGCTGGTAAGACAATTTCGTTATTCAGTGGGAGAAGTTATGTTGGAACTGCCGGCCGGCGGTTTAAAACGGGGGGAAGAACCTTTAATCTGTGCTAAGAGAGAATTAAAAGAGGAGACAGGTTGGGAAGCGGAGGAATGGCGGGAATTGCCTTCTTTCTTTACGACACCTGGTTTCACTAATGAAAAGATGTATTTGTTCCTGGCTCGCAACTTGACTTATACTGGCCAGGATTTAGATGAAGATGAGTTTATTCAGGTAATTTCGGTTCCCTTGCAGAATACGCTTGATATGGTCCGGCGGGGAGAGATACGAGATGCTAAGTCGATTGTAGGGATTCTTTTAGCTGAATCATACAAGTAG
- the minC gene encoding septum site-determining protein MinC, with protein sequence MTKDPITIKGTKNGLLIIIDPFCEYDNIKLKLTEKLDSAKGFFKGAKFILDQSKKSLTITEQQRSELEDICQNFGLIPSLNLENIYDLPVEKIISSAKLAKHSKAEPVNPPGEPTLFVQKNLRSGQKISYPGHVVILGNVNRGAEVIAEGNIVILGSCLGNIHAGYPRNRNVKVIATFLSPSHLSIAEHSFKILSDRIPANPEIAFIKNGEIIILNFLSSHMQAQ encoded by the coding sequence ATGACCAAAGACCCGATCACTATTAAAGGCACCAAAAACGGTTTATTAATAATAATAGATCCGTTTTGTGAATATGATAATATAAAGCTAAAACTTACAGAGAAATTGGACTCTGCCAAAGGTTTTTTTAAAGGAGCAAAATTTATCCTGGACCAGTCCAAGAAATCTCTCACGATAACTGAGCAGCAAAGATCCGAATTAGAAGATATATGCCAAAATTTTGGACTTATCCCCAGTTTAAATTTAGAGAATATCTATGATTTGCCGGTGGAAAAAATCATAAGTTCAGCTAAATTAGCCAAACACAGTAAAGCAGAACCGGTAAACCCCCCGGGAGAACCAACGCTTTTTGTGCAAAAAAATTTGAGATCCGGGCAAAAAATAAGCTACCCTGGCCATGTGGTTATCCTTGGCAATGTCAATCGAGGCGCAGAAGTTATCGCGGAAGGAAACATTGTTATTTTAGGCAGCTGTCTGGGAAACATACATGCCGGATACCCGAGAAATCGAAACGTCAAGGTGATAGCTACATTTTTATCTCCCAGTCATTTGAGCATAGCTGAACATTCCTTTAAGATTCTTTCTGACCGGATCCCGGCCAACCCGGAAATTGCCTTTATTAAAAACGGTGAAATCATTATTTTAAATTTTCTCAGCAGTCATATGCAGGCACAGTAA
- a CDS encoding glycogen synthase, which translates to MFDRPLKILLVSSEVAPFAKTGGLADVAGSLPKALSLVGTDHNINDVRLVMPHYKQIEGSDYLMDFPVKFGDRVETAIIRTSSIEAHYKRQDKAIPVYMIDNHHYFYRDGMYMFDDDPIRFTFFCRSLLEMLPKLNWQPDIIHCNDWQSGPIPFFLKTKYRHDPFYNKTATVFTIHNLRYQGNYSKELLRYFGVGDEYFTPDLLEFYGNLSFLKTGVLYADLVSTVSKTYAREIQRPELGEHMDGLLRKRSNDLYGILNGINIHEFDPKTDPRIYRNYDAESLDKKRENKFLLQKEMGLPVKDLPVLGLISRLVDQKGLDLFIPVIDDLMKEDVQLIMLGLGDPYYHDLFERIQEKYPQKVAVHIAFNPVLAQRIYAGSDMFLMPSHYEPCGLGQLISFRYGTIPIVRATGGLADTVKDYHASPGTGNGFVFLEYEGNAFRQAVRRALKVYREEPHNWRKLVKNSMELDFSWARSAVEYIQLYQTALAKRNIAVKTA; encoded by the coding sequence ATGTTTGATCGACCTTTAAAAATACTGCTTGTATCCTCAGAAGTGGCACCTTTTGCCAAGACTGGGGGACTGGCCGATGTGGCAGGTTCACTGCCCAAAGCCTTATCACTGGTCGGAACTGATCACAATATTAATGATGTAAGATTGGTTATGCCGCATTATAAGCAAATTGAAGGTTCTGATTATCTTATGGATTTTCCGGTTAAATTCGGTGATCGTGTAGAAACCGCGATCATTAGGACTTCCTCTATAGAGGCTCACTATAAAAGACAGGATAAGGCTATTCCCGTATATATGATCGATAATCACCACTACTTTTACCGTGACGGTATGTATATGTTTGATGATGATCCCATTCGTTTTACATTTTTCTGCAGGTCACTGCTGGAGATGCTGCCCAAGCTTAATTGGCAGCCTGATATAATTCATTGCAATGACTGGCAGTCCGGACCGATACCGTTTTTCCTGAAAACAAAATACCGGCATGATCCTTTTTATAATAAAACGGCTACGGTTTTTACTATTCATAATCTAAGATATCAGGGGAATTATTCGAAAGAACTTTTAAGATACTTTGGAGTCGGGGACGAGTATTTCACACCTGATTTGCTGGAGTTTTACGGTAACCTCAGTTTTTTAAAAACCGGTGTTTTATATGCTGACCTGGTCAGTACGGTAAGTAAAACCTATGCCAGAGAAATCCAACGCCCGGAGCTGGGTGAGCATATGGATGGACTTCTGCGCAAGCGCAGCAATGACTTGTACGGGATTTTAAATGGTATAAACATTCATGAATTTGATCCTAAAACTGATCCCCGGATATACAGGAATTATGATGCGGAAAGCTTGGATAAAAAACGAGAAAACAAGTTTTTATTACAGAAAGAAATGGGACTGCCTGTAAAGGACTTGCCGGTGTTAGGCCTAATTTCCAGGTTGGTTGATCAGAAGGGCCTGGATTTGTTTATACCGGTTATTGACGATTTGATGAAAGAGGATGTTCAGCTTATAATGTTGGGACTGGGTGATCCTTACTATCATGACCTTTTTGAAAGAATTCAAGAAAAGTATCCTCAAAAAGTTGCTGTCCATATTGCCTTTAATCCTGTTTTGGCCCAGCGCATATATGCCGGTTCGGATATGTTTTTAATGCCTTCACATTATGAACCGTGCGGGCTGGGACAGTTGATAAGTTTTCGCTATGGTACAATTCCGATTGTACGTGCTACGGGAGGTTTGGCCGATACTGTAAAAGACTATCATGCTTCGCCTGGAACAGGAAATGGTTTTGTTTTTCTGGAATATGAGGGCAATGCTTTTCGGCAGGCCGTCAGAAGGGCCTTAAAGGTCTATCGTGAAGAACCGCATAACTGGCGCAAGCTGGTCAAGAACTCTATGGAACTTGATTTTTCTTGGGCCCGCTCGGCAGTCGAGTATATTCAGCTGTACCAGACCGCCCTTGCAAAACGTAATATAGCAGTAAAAACGGCATAA
- a CDS encoding acyl-CoA dehydrogenase, translating into MIFKLTEDQEMMQKTVKDFSDEVIAPGAAARDHHETFEKEIMWDKMAEIGLPGIPFPEEYGGTGMDNVSYALAVEELSRTCASTGVTLSAHVSLCAWPIYGFGTEEQKQKFLTPLANGEKIGAFGLTEPAAGSDAGATKTTAVLEGDNYVLNGTKIFITNGYYADIYVITAMTDKSKGLKGITAFIVEKGTPGFTFGKKEEKMGIRASATYELVFDNCKIPKENMLGKEGEGFKVAMATLDGGRIGIASQAVGIAQGAYDYALNYANTREQFGKPISAQQAIAFKLADMAMKIEASRLLTLKAAYMKDAGDKRYGLYSAMAKCFAGDTAMEVTTEAVQICGGNGYTREYPVERMMRDAKITQIYEGTNEIQRVVIAAHLGVGGRKR; encoded by the coding sequence GTGATTTTTAAATTAACTGAAGACCAAGAAATGATGCAAAAAACCGTAAAAGATTTTTCTGATGAAGTTATTGCTCCTGGTGCGGCTGCACGGGATCATCATGAAACATTTGAAAAAGAAATAATGTGGGACAAGATGGCTGAAATCGGTCTGCCCGGTATTCCGTTCCCCGAAGAGTATGGCGGGACTGGCATGGACAATGTTAGCTACGCTTTAGCCGTTGAAGAATTAAGCCGTACATGTGCTTCCACCGGTGTTACGCTTTCTGCTCACGTTTCCCTGTGTGCCTGGCCGATTTATGGTTTCGGCACCGAAGAACAAAAACAAAAATTCTTAACCCCGCTGGCCAACGGCGAGAAAATCGGTGCTTTCGGTTTAACTGAGCCTGCCGCCGGTTCTGACGCAGGCGCTACCAAAACCACTGCCGTTTTGGAAGGCGACAACTATGTACTTAACGGTACTAAAATCTTTATTACCAACGGTTACTATGCCGACATCTATGTAATAACCGCTATGACCGACAAGTCCAAGGGACTTAAGGGCATCACTGCTTTCATCGTAGAAAAAGGCACCCCCGGTTTCACCTTTGGTAAGAAAGAAGAAAAAATGGGTATTCGTGCTTCCGCTACTTATGAATTAGTATTTGATAACTGCAAAATCCCCAAAGAAAACATGCTGGGCAAAGAAGGCGAAGGCTTTAAAGTAGCTATGGCTACCTTAGACGGCGGACGTATCGGTATTGCTTCTCAGGCTGTAGGTATTGCCCAAGGCGCTTATGACTATGCTTTAAATTATGCTAATACTCGCGAACAGTTTGGCAAGCCGATTTCCGCACAGCAAGCTATTGCTTTCAAACTTGCTGACATGGCTATGAAAATTGAAGCTTCCCGCCTGTTAACCTTAAAGGCTGCTTATATGAAGGATGCCGGAGACAAGAGATACGGTTTATATTCAGCTATGGCCAAGTGCTTTGCCGGTGACACAGCTATGGAAGTAACCACTGAGGCTGTTCAAATCTGCGGTGGCAACGGTTACACCAGAGAGTATCCTGTTGAGCGTATGATGCGTGATGCTAAAATTACCCAAATCTACGAAGGCACCAACGAGATTCAGCGCGTTGTTATTGCTGCCCACCTGGGTGTTGGCGGGAGAAAGAGATAA
- a CDS encoding electron transfer flavoprotein subunit beta/FixA family protein, with amino-acid sequence MKILVLLKQVFDTEAAINISGGKISDAGVTQIINPYDEFAVEEALKIAEVAKGEVTIVTVGSNVDQTVRQALAMGADKGYVIDDAAMADADEYGVAVALAKAISGMEYDLVLAGWRAIDDSSAQVAARVAQALNIPLVNLAVKLEVAGGTATATTEIDGGSAVVEVALPAVITCQKGLNEPRYPSMKGIMKAKKKPIDKVALGALGLDAAAVAAKVKPLNVYLPAARAAGKLIKSEAADAAKEVAKLLREEAKVI; translated from the coding sequence ATGAAAATCTTAGTGCTTTTAAAACAAGTTTTCGATACTGAAGCCGCAATTAATATTTCTGGTGGAAAAATCAGTGATGCCGGTGTTACCCAGATTATTAACCCGTACGATGAGTTTGCCGTTGAGGAAGCTTTGAAAATTGCTGAGGTTGCCAAAGGTGAAGTAACCATTGTTACCGTAGGTTCTAACGTAGATCAGACCGTACGCCAGGCGTTGGCTATGGGTGCTGACAAGGGTTATGTAATTGATGACGCGGCAATGGCAGATGCCGATGAATATGGCGTAGCAGTTGCTCTGGCTAAAGCAATCAGCGGTATGGAGTATGACCTGGTGCTGGCCGGCTGGAGAGCCATTGATGACAGTTCCGCTCAGGTAGCCGCTCGTGTTGCTCAAGCCTTAAATATTCCGTTAGTTAATTTAGCAGTTAAATTGGAAGTAGCCGGCGGCACAGCCACTGCTACCACTGAAATCGACGGCGGTTCCGCAGTTGTGGAAGTCGCGCTTCCGGCAGTGATTACCTGCCAAAAGGGTTTGAATGAGCCCCGTTACCCGTCCATGAAAGGTATTATGAAAGCCAAGAAAAAGCCGATTGATAAGGTTGCTTTAGGTGCTTTAGGTTTAGACGCAGCGGCAGTTGCAGCCAAAGTTAAACCGTTGAACGTATATTTGCCGGCAGCCCGCGCAGCAGGAAAACTTATCAAGAGCGAAGCTGCTGATGCGGCTAAGGAAGTAGCCAAATTACTGCGCGAAGAAGCTAAAGTTATATAA
- a CDS encoding electron transfer flavoprotein subunit alpha/FixB family protein gives MAKGIWVFAEQRDAKIKKVTYELLSAGRGLADQLGEELCAVLLGKDVAGLAAALGEYGADKVYVVDNEKLAEYTCDAYVNVVADLAKANEPTAVFFGYTAVGRDLGASLAQRLATGMVSDAVSVKVDGGQLVFDRPLYAGKAFVTASCAEARPVIAAMRPNVLAINEPAAGKQAEVVNADANTGDIRQKIKEVAMAISSRPELTEANIIVSGGRGVKNAESMKLIEELADAIGAAVGCSRAVVDAGWYPQSQQVGQTGKTVSPNLYIACGISGAIQHLAGMSSSKCIVAINKDEDANIFKVADYGIVGDLFQVVPILKEELKKLLA, from the coding sequence ATGGCAAAAGGTATTTGGGTATTTGCTGAACAGCGTGACGCTAAAATAAAAAAAGTGACTTATGAATTGTTGAGTGCCGGTCGTGGTTTAGCCGACCAGCTTGGCGAAGAACTTTGTGCGGTATTGCTCGGTAAAGATGTTGCCGGCCTGGCGGCGGCTCTTGGTGAGTATGGTGCCGATAAAGTTTATGTTGTAGACAATGAAAAATTAGCCGAATATACCTGTGATGCATATGTAAACGTAGTAGCAGATTTAGCTAAAGCTAATGAGCCCACCGCTGTTTTCTTCGGTTATACGGCAGTAGGCCGTGACCTGGGAGCCAGTCTGGCCCAGCGTTTGGCTACAGGTATGGTTTCTGATGCTGTCAGCGTTAAAGTAGATGGAGGCCAGCTGGTATTTGACCGCCCGCTTTATGCAGGCAAAGCCTTTGTAACCGCATCTTGCGCGGAAGCTCGCCCGGTTATTGCAGCTATGCGTCCTAACGTGTTAGCTATTAATGAACCGGCAGCTGGCAAGCAGGCTGAAGTTGTTAATGCTGATGCTAATACAGGCGACATTCGCCAAAAGATTAAAGAAGTTGCTATGGCTATCTCTTCCCGCCCGGAACTCACAGAAGCCAACATTATTGTCTCCGGCGGCCGTGGTGTTAAAAATGCCGAAAGTATGAAGCTGATTGAAGAATTGGCGGATGCAATTGGCGCTGCCGTAGGTTGCTCACGTGCTGTAGTGGATGCAGGCTGGTATCCGCAGTCCCAACAGGTTGGACAAACAGGTAAAACCGTATCACCGAACCTTTACATTGCCTGTGGCATTTCAGGTGCTATTCAGCACCTGGCCGGTATGAGTTCCTCCAAGTGTATCGTAGCTATTAATAAAGACGAAGACGCCAATATCTTTAAAGTAGCTGATTACGGTATCGTAGGTGACTTATTCCAGGTTGTTCCGATTCTCAAAGAAGAACTCAAGAAATTACTGGCTTAA